In Saprospiraceae bacterium, a genomic segment contains:
- the paaZ gene encoding phenylacetic acid degradation bifunctional protein PaaZ, protein MLKLQNYILGSWVNGDGDGQILESALDGKPIAAASSDGLDFTAMLNYARTVGGTALRKMTFQERGRMLKSLALFLTERKASYYPLSFQSGATKTDSWIDIDGGIGTLFAYSSLRRKLPNQFFIPDGEVANLSKNGSFIGHHILAPKHGVAIHINAFNFPIWGMLEKISVNLLAGMPAIVKPATITSYLAEAVVKDIIASGILPEGSLQLVCGSARNILESVMCQDVVTFTGSATTGRALKSHSRIMEESVPFNLEADSLNASVLGMDVKPGSADFDIFVKEVHREMTAKCGQKCTAIRRIIVPEQVVEDLQIALANRLQKTIIGNPFNEEVRMGALAGRVQLKEVRERIAQLSEFTPIVFGDPYKVDVIGADANSGAFLSPVLMLNEKPFEHLITHQLEAFGPVGTIIPYKNIEEAIEICNLGKGSLVSSLITSNVQTASQFVMGASAYHGRILILNEKCSKESTGHGSPMPLLVHGGPGRAGGGEEMGGLRGIKHYLQRTAVQGSPDMLSEITQVYQVGAERKESEIHLFRKYFEELVVGDTITTAGHTVSETDITLFANVSGDHFYAHMDATSLEDTVFTGRVAHGYFILSKAAGLFVDAKKGPVLLNYGVDECRFTKPVYPGDTIHVKLTVKEKIDQENVLKIPVPGGEPNEILKEVPCGIVRWLVDVLNQNGETVAIATILTMVRKGVF, encoded by the coding sequence ATGCTAAAATTGCAAAACTATATATTAGGTTCTTGGGTGAATGGTGATGGTGATGGGCAAATTCTTGAAAGTGCCCTTGATGGAAAACCAATCGCTGCTGCAAGTAGCGATGGTCTTGATTTTACGGCGATGTTGAATTACGCACGTACGGTCGGAGGGACTGCTTTGCGAAAAATGACTTTCCAGGAAAGAGGACGTATGCTCAAGTCTTTAGCTTTGTTTCTTACCGAGCGGAAGGCGAGCTACTATCCACTCAGTTTTCAGTCTGGGGCTACAAAAACCGACAGTTGGATTGATATCGATGGTGGTATAGGAACGCTGTTTGCGTATTCAAGTTTACGCCGCAAGTTGCCAAATCAATTTTTTATTCCGGATGGCGAAGTAGCCAATTTATCAAAAAACGGAAGTTTTATCGGACATCACATACTTGCTCCTAAACACGGAGTTGCTATTCATATCAATGCATTTAATTTTCCAATCTGGGGAATGCTCGAAAAAATTTCTGTCAATCTCCTGGCGGGTATGCCTGCTATCGTAAAACCGGCAACGATAACTTCGTATCTGGCAGAAGCGGTTGTAAAAGACATTATAGCATCCGGGATACTGCCTGAAGGATCACTGCAACTGGTTTGTGGATCGGCGAGAAACATTTTAGAATCTGTCATGTGTCAGGATGTAGTCACGTTTACTGGTTCCGCCACCACAGGTCGAGCGCTTAAATCGCATTCAAGAATTATGGAAGAGTCAGTGCCTTTTAATCTGGAGGCCGATTCGCTGAATGCCAGTGTGTTGGGAATGGACGTGAAACCGGGTTCTGCTGATTTTGATATTTTTGTAAAGGAAGTGCACCGGGAGATGACCGCAAAATGCGGCCAAAAATGTACAGCCATCCGGAGAATCATTGTTCCGGAACAAGTCGTAGAGGATTTGCAAATAGCCCTGGCAAACCGATTGCAAAAAACAATTATTGGAAACCCATTCAATGAAGAAGTGCGAATGGGTGCGCTCGCTGGTAGGGTCCAATTAAAAGAAGTAAGAGAACGCATAGCCCAATTGTCAGAATTTACACCGATCGTATTCGGAGATCCTTATAAAGTTGATGTGATAGGTGCAGATGCTAATTCCGGAGCATTCTTATCTCCCGTATTGATGCTGAATGAAAAACCATTCGAGCATTTAATTACACATCAACTAGAAGCATTTGGTCCTGTGGGAACCATCATTCCTTATAAAAACATAGAAGAGGCTATCGAAATCTGTAATTTAGGAAAAGGCTCTTTGGTCAGCTCGTTGATCACATCTAATGTCCAAACTGCTAGCCAATTTGTAATGGGTGCATCTGCATATCATGGAAGAATTCTGATCCTAAATGAAAAATGTTCCAAAGAAAGTACCGGTCATGGATCTCCCATGCCATTGCTGGTTCATGGTGGTCCGGGAAGAGCTGGTGGGGGCGAGGAGATGGGCGGACTCAGAGGTATCAAACACTATCTGCAACGCACCGCGGTGCAGGGCAGTCCGGACATGCTTTCAGAAATTACACAAGTTTACCAGGTAGGTGCGGAGCGCAAAGAATCAGAGATCCACCTGTTTCGAAAATATTTTGAAGAACTCGTTGTCGGAGATACAATCACTACTGCCGGACATACTGTTTCTGAAACAGACATTACCTTATTTGCCAATGTAAGCGGCGACCATTTTTATGCACATATGGATGCGACTTCTCTTGAAGACACTGTGTTTACGGGAAGAGTTGCACATGGTTATTTTATTCTTTCTAAAGCAGCTGGCCTCTTTGTGGACGCTAAAAAGGGACCGGTTTTATTGAATTACGGAGTAGATGAATGCCGCTTTACAAAACCTGTTTATCCGGGAGACACCATTCACGTAAAACTCACCGTAAAAGAAAAAATTGACCAGGAGAATGTTTTAAAAATTCCCGTACCCGGCGGAGAACCCAACGAAATACTCAAAGAAGTTCCTTGCGGAATCGTGCGCTGGCTGGTCGATGTGCTCAATCAAAATGGCGAAACGGTGGCAATAGCAACCATACTAACGATGGTTAGGAAAGGGGTTTTTTAG